TCATCCCGGCCTGGCCCCGGTCAGGCAGGCGCCCCGCCCACCTCCTGGGCCCAGGCCTGCGCCTGGTCGTCGGGGACCGGGGTGTGGCCGTCGAGGGAGTGGGCCAGGCGGCGCGCCTCCTCGGGCGAGAGCCGCAGCCGTCCCACCTCCTCGGGGGCGAGCAGCTCGGTCTCGATACACAGGTCGATGAACTGGTCGAGCTCGGCGGAGTCCATGGGCTCGAGCCAACGCGCCTTGCGGATGAGGCGCTCCCGCGAGCTGGGGAGGTAGATGCCGAGGTCGGCGAACGCGAGCAGGACGGCTCTCGCCATCTCCAGTGGGGTGGACAACGCCCGAGTCACTCCTGGGCCGGGCGCGGCTGGCGGTGAGAAGGTCGGCGCCGCGCGGCTGAGCCGATGGTACGCCCCCTTTGGGGCGGTCGGTGGCCGTGGCGATGTCGTGACCCCGTGGTCAACTCGGCGCCGAGCTTCGCAGCGCCTCGGCGAGCAGGGCCGCGACCGCCACGGTCTCGCGCCGCTGCCGCTCCCGCCATGCCGGGTCGTGCCGGTGGCCGAGGAGGTCGTCGTAGAGCGCGCCGTAGAGGTCGTTGACGAACTGGCGGTCGCTGAGCGCCCCGGTGGGGTGGCCGCGGCCCTCGCCGCCGTCGCCGAGCAGGCGGAGCTCGGCGTCCTCCCAGCGCAGCTCGACGCCGCGGTCGGGAAGGCGGAGGGAGACCAGGTTGCGCCGCCGCTCGCCGGCGTAGGAGACCCCGATGCGGGCGCTGCCCGCGCCGACGGCGAGCTCGACCGCGGCGCTCTCGCGTCCGGGCTCGCCGTGGCGCCGCGCCCGGCGCACCCGGGCGGACGGGTCGAGGCGGTGGCAGAGGGCCAGGTAGTGGACCCCGTGGTCGCCGAGGATCCCGCCCTCGCGGTCGCCGTGGGCCCGCCAGCCGCCGGCGCTCAGCGGGTCGGTGCCGGGGCGCTCCACCGCGACCTCGAGGCGGAAGCCCTCCCCGGCGGCCAGCGGGCCGCGCAGGCAGCGCTCGACCACCCGCCAGGCGGGGGCGTGGGCGTACTGGTGCACCGTCGCCACCAGCCAGGAGGGAGCCTCCTCGGCGAGGCGGCGGAGCTCGTCGACGTCGCCGGCGGCGACCCCGAGCGGCTTCTCGCAGAGCACGTCGACGCCCCGGCGGGCGGCGGCGGCGATCGCCGGGAGGTGGGCGCTCGGCGGGCTGGCGATCACCAGCAGGTCGCACCCCGAGCCGTCGAGCAGCGCCTCCACGTCGGTGAAGGGCCGGGCCCGGCGGGTGCGTCCCACCACCGTGGCGCAGCGCTCGGCGTCGGGGTCGCAGACCCCCGCGATCACCGCGGCCCCGGTCTCCTCGGCGCGGCAGAGTGCGGGGAGGTGGGCTCGGAGCGCCGCCGACCCCAGTCCGCAGAGGCCGACGGCGGCCGGGGTCACCCCCCCACCGCCCCCGGGGCCAGGGCCGCGGCGAGCGCCTCGAGGGCGGCATCGGCCTCGTCGGGGGTCAGGGTGAGCGGCGCGTTGAGGCGCACCCGGGGCACCTGCGCCACCAGCAGCCCGTGGTCGAGGCAGGAGAGGAACAGGCGCTGGCTGAGCTCCGGGCCGGCGAGCCCGCCGGTCTCCGGGTCGACGAGGTCGAGGCCGAGCATCAGCCCCACCCCCCGGGTGGCGGCGACGTACGGCGAGCCGGCCTCGAGGGCGCGCAGCCCCACCGCGAGCCGGGCACCGACGGCGCGGACGTTCTCGAGGAAACCGTCGCCGGTGACGATGTCGAGCACCGCCAGGCCGGCGGCGCAGGCCACCGGGTTGGCGCCGTAGCTGCTCGAGGTCGCCGAGGGCTCGGCGAAGAGGCTGTTGTCCCAGAGGTCGCTGCCGGCGGCGACCCCGCTCAGCGGGTAGCCGCCGCCGATCGCCTTGCCGAGGATGAGGATGTCGGGGGCGACCTCGTACCAGCTCGCCGCGAACACGGTGCCGAGGCGGCCGAAGCCGGTGATCGACTCGTCGAGGATCAGCAGCCAGCCCCGCCGGCTGCACAGCTCGCGCAGCGTCCGGAGGAAGTGGCGCTCCGGGGGCAGGTTGCCGGCGGTGCCGAGGATGGGCTCGACGATCACCGCGGCGACGCCGCCCTCGAGCCCGGCCGCGTACTCGTCGAGCGCCTCCAGCGCGGCGGCGCCGTCGCCGGCGCACCCCGGGTAGGTGATGGCGTCGTGGCCGGTGCAGATCGGGTAGCCGACGTCATGGACCCAGTCGACGCCCAGCCAGGAGCGCTCGTCGGCGTGGCGGTGCCCGGTGAAGCGCACCCCGGTGCTCTTGCCGTGGAAGCCGGTGGTGAAGGAGAGCAGGTGGCGCCGCCCGGTGACCGACTGGGCGAGGCGCACCGCCACCTCGACCGCCTCGGTGCCCCCGGAATAGAGGGCGGTGCGCTCCAGCCCGGCGGGCAGCACCTCGGCGAGCGCCTCCAGGTAGTCGGCGTGCTCGGTGGTGTGGAGCACGCAGGCGGCGAGCCGTCCCGCCTGCCCGCTCAGCGCCTCGGTCCACCGGGGATGGCCGTGGCCGATGGCGGCGACGCCCATGGCGGTGGCGAAGTCGAGGTAGCGCCGTCCCTCGGTGTCGACGAGGTGCGCACCCTCACCGTGGGTGATGACGAGGCCGGCGTTCTCGGCGATGCGGCGCGGCCCGCCTCCGCCGAGCCTGCGGATGGTGTCGGGGGTGCGGGCGGTGGCGGCCATGCGGCGGCAGTGTACGAAAGCCCCGGGCTCAGAGCGCGTCGCCATCGCCGTGACGGGCGCGGAGCCGGCGGCGCTGCTTCTGGTAGCGGCGGAGGTGGTAGGGGACGTTGACGACCACCGTCCCGGGGCGGAAGAGCAGCGCCGCCTTCAGCCGCAGCGCGGTCTGGTTGTGGAGGATCTGGTGCCACCAGCTGGTGGCCACCATCTCGGGGAGCACCACCACGATGGTGTCGTCGGGCTGCTGCCGGTCGATGGCGTCGATGTAGGCGAGCAGCGGGCGCACCAGCGAGCGGTACGGCGACTCGATGACCTCGAGGGGCACGTGGTTGCCCCACGCCTCCCACTTCGCCTTCAGCCGCGCGATCTCCTCGGGGTCGTCGCTGATGTGCACGGCGATCACCTGGTCGGAGATGGTGCGGGCCAGCGCCAGGCTCTGCAGCGCGGGGCCGTTGAGGTCGGACACGGGCACGATCACCACCGGCTTCAGCTCGCCCGGCGAGGTCGGGGTCTCGGTGGTCAGCTCGCTGGTGACGTCCGCGTAGTGGCGATGGATGGCGCGGAAGGTGAGCACCAGCAGCGGGATGATCACCAGCACCACCCAGGCGCCGGAGAGGAACTTCTCCCAGGCGGTGATCAGGAAGACGGTCGCGGTCAGCGTCATCCCCACCGCGTTGATCGCGAGGCCGCGCTCCCAGCCGGGCTCGCGCAGCCGCAGCCAGCGCGCCACCATCCCCGCCTGGGACATGGTGAACGCG
This region of Candidatus Dormiibacterota bacterium genomic DNA includes:
- a CDS encoding aspartate aminotransferase family protein, yielding MAATARTPDTIRRLGGGGPRRIAENAGLVITHGEGAHLVDTEGRRYLDFATAMGVAAIGHGHPRWTEALSGQAGRLAACVLHTTEHADYLEALAEVLPAGLERTALYSGGTEAVEVAVRLAQSVTGRRHLLSFTTGFHGKSTGVRFTGHRHADERSWLGVDWVHDVGYPICTGHDAITYPGCAGDGAAALEALDEYAAGLEGGVAAVIVEPILGTAGNLPPERHFLRTLRELCSRRGWLLILDESITGFGRLGTVFAASWYEVAPDILILGKAIGGGYPLSGVAAGSDLWDNSLFAEPSATSSSYGANPVACAAGLAVLDIVTGDGFLENVRAVGARLAVGLRALEAGSPYVAATRGVGLMLGLDLVDPETGGLAGPELSQRLFLSCLDHGLLVAQVPRVRLNAPLTLTPDEADAALEALAAALAPGAVGG
- a CDS encoding Gfo/Idh/MocA family oxidoreductase, translated to MTPAAVGLCGLGSAALRAHLPALCRAEETGAAVIAGVCDPDAERCATVVGRTRRARPFTDVEALLDGSGCDLLVIASPPSAHLPAIAAAARRGVDVLCEKPLGVAAGDVDELRRLAEEAPSWLVATVHQYAHAPAWRVVERCLRGPLAAGEGFRLEVAVERPGTDPLSAGGWRAHGDREGGILGDHGVHYLALCHRLDPSARVRRARRHGEPGRESAAVELAVGAGSARIGVSYAGERRRNLVSLRLPDRGVELRWEDAELRLLGDGGEGRGHPTGALSDRQFVNDLYGALYDDLLGHRHDPAWRERQRRETVAVAALLAEALRSSAPS